Proteins encoded by one window of Microplitis mediator isolate UGA2020A chromosome 1, iyMicMedi2.1, whole genome shotgun sequence:
- the LOC130664147 gene encoding protein NDRG3 isoform X4: MPTAACPEESALLGTMPSDSMDDIELKNIQLQFPALRYLSKDDGSVREERVDTDKGSLLVAVQGNRAKPAILTYHDLGLNYISSFQAFFNYIDMRVLLENFCVYHVNAPGQEEGSPTLPFDYVYPTMDELAQQLLFVLGHFGLKSVIGFGVGAGANILARFALSHPSKVNALCLINCISTQAGWIEWGYQKLNVRHLRSQGMTQGVLDYLMWHHFGRGTEERNHDLAQVYTNYFERKVNPMNLALLIDSYVRRTDLNIARELDPTRKKDGSTLSVPVINITGALSPHVDDTVTLNGRLDPTNSTWMKISDCGMVLEEQPGKVSEAFRLFLQGEGYVAPLSPLKMADYRLASLEGLNHFCSKKFDWPTATIHITENPISEAVVC; encoded by the exons cacAATGCCGTCAGATAGCATGGATGATAtcgaactaaaaaatatccaacTGCAATTTCCTGCATTGAGATACCTGAGCAAAGATGATGGTTCTGTTAGGGAGGAGAGAGTTGATACAGACAAAGGAAGTTTATTGGTTGCCGTTCAAGGCAATCGTGCTAAACCTGCCATCCTAACTTATCATGATCTAGGCCTTAAtt atatctCGAGCTTCCAGGCATTCTTTAACTACATTGATATGCGAGTATTGCTTGAAAACTTTTGTgtttatcatgtgaatgcaccAGGTCAAGAGGAAGGATCACCAACGCTACCTTTCGA CTACGTTTATCCAACGATGGACGAATTAGCACAGCAGCTGCTGTTTGTGCTGGGGCATTTTGGACTTAAATCAGTTATTGGTTTTGGCGTGGGTGCTGGGGCCAATATACTCGCACGGTTCGCTTTATCTCATCCCAGCAAAGTTAATGCATTGTGTTTAATAAATTGCATCTCAACGCAAGCTGGTTGGATCGAATGGGGATATCAGAAACTCAATGTTCGTCATCTAAGGTCACAGGGTATGACTCAAGGTGTTCTGGATTATCTTATGTGGCACCATTTTGGCCGA ggAACTGAAGAAAGAAATCATGATTTAGCTCAAGTCTACACCAACTACTTTGAACGAAAAGTCAACCCAATGAATCTCGCATTACTTATTGACAGCTATGTGCGACGTACAGATTTAAATATAGCCCGTGAATTGGATCCAACTCGCAAAAAGGACGGTTCAACATTAAGTGTACCCGTAATCAATATCACTGGAGCATTAAGTCCTCATGTTGATGATACTGTTACGCTTAATGGCCGTTTGGATCCGACCAATAGTACATGGATGAAA ATATCTGACTGTGGTATGGTCCTTGAAGAACAGCCAGGAAAAGTGAGCGAAGCCTTTCGACTATTTCTTCAAGGTGAAGGATACG tgGCTCCATTATCACCATTAAAAATGGCCGATTATCGTTTAGCGTCACTAGAAGGACTCAATCATTTTTGTTCGAAAAAATTCGACTGGCCCACCGCCACTATTCACATCACCGAAAATCCCATATCAGAAGCAGTAGTTTGTTAA
- the LOC130664147 gene encoding protein NDRG3 isoform X5, which yields MPSDSMDDIELKNIQLQFPALRYLSKDDGSVREERVDTDKGSLLVAVQGNRAKPAILTYHDLGLNYISSFQAFFNYIDMRVLLENFCVYHVNAPGQEEGSPTLPFDYVYPTMDELAQQLLFVLGHFGLKSVIGFGVGAGANILARFALSHPSKVNALCLINCISTQAGWIEWGYQKLNVRHLRSQGMTQGVLDYLMWHHFGRGTEERNHDLAQVYTNYFERKVNPMNLALLIDSYVRRTDLNIARELDPTRKKDGSTLSVPVINITGALSPHVDDTVTLNGRLDPTNSTWMKISDCGMVLEEQPGKVSEAFRLFLQGEGYVAPLSPLKMADYRLASLEGLNHFCSKKFDWPTATIHITENPISEAVVC from the exons ATGCCGTCAGATAGCATGGATGATAtcgaactaaaaaatatccaacTGCAATTTCCTGCATTGAGATACCTGAGCAAAGATGATGGTTCTGTTAGGGAGGAGAGAGTTGATACAGACAAAGGAAGTTTATTGGTTGCCGTTCAAGGCAATCGTGCTAAACCTGCCATCCTAACTTATCATGATCTAGGCCTTAAtt atatctCGAGCTTCCAGGCATTCTTTAACTACATTGATATGCGAGTATTGCTTGAAAACTTTTGTgtttatcatgtgaatgcaccAGGTCAAGAGGAAGGATCACCAACGCTACCTTTCGA CTACGTTTATCCAACGATGGACGAATTAGCACAGCAGCTGCTGTTTGTGCTGGGGCATTTTGGACTTAAATCAGTTATTGGTTTTGGCGTGGGTGCTGGGGCCAATATACTCGCACGGTTCGCTTTATCTCATCCCAGCAAAGTTAATGCATTGTGTTTAATAAATTGCATCTCAACGCAAGCTGGTTGGATCGAATGGGGATATCAGAAACTCAATGTTCGTCATCTAAGGTCACAGGGTATGACTCAAGGTGTTCTGGATTATCTTATGTGGCACCATTTTGGCCGA ggAACTGAAGAAAGAAATCATGATTTAGCTCAAGTCTACACCAACTACTTTGAACGAAAAGTCAACCCAATGAATCTCGCATTACTTATTGACAGCTATGTGCGACGTACAGATTTAAATATAGCCCGTGAATTGGATCCAACTCGCAAAAAGGACGGTTCAACATTAAGTGTACCCGTAATCAATATCACTGGAGCATTAAGTCCTCATGTTGATGATACTGTTACGCTTAATGGCCGTTTGGATCCGACCAATAGTACATGGATGAAA ATATCTGACTGTGGTATGGTCCTTGAAGAACAGCCAGGAAAAGTGAGCGAAGCCTTTCGACTATTTCTTCAAGGTGAAGGATACG tgGCTCCATTATCACCATTAAAAATGGCCGATTATCGTTTAGCGTCACTAGAAGGACTCAATCATTTTTGTTCGAAAAAATTCGACTGGCCCACCGCCACTATTCACATCACCGAAAATCCCATATCAGAAGCAGTAGTTTGTTAA